A single Pygocentrus nattereri isolate fPygNat1 chromosome 28, fPygNat1.pri, whole genome shotgun sequence DNA region contains:
- the rorca gene encoding RAR-related orphan receptor C a, translating into MRAQIEVIPCKICGDKSSGIHYGVITCEGCKGFFRRSQQNNAMYSCSRQRNCLIDRTNRNRCQHCRLQKCLALGMSRDAVKFGRMSKKQRDSLYAEVQKHQQSQERAGGTGAVSLPPRGGDEVGENGNGGHGRAYSRSSSSTALSDLDDIGALPDSLLFDLPLTPEGAGEYCSLEMLGGSRGSSSSSQSSPEQSGQEFNDTPHIKHEYELLHETGMYTHSPLSGQPDGCSLLEIERITQSVVKSHIETSQYSPEELKRLTWNFYSAEETRTYQNKPTEVMWQQCAVHLTNAIQYVVEFAKRITGFMDLCQNDQIILLKAGCLDVLLIRMCRVYNPLNHTLLFDGKFASPQLFKALGCDDLVNAVYELAKSMSRLQLTEEEMALFSAAVLLSPDRPWLTDSQRVQRLQEKVYLALQHCLNRGGTSEEKLTKMVAKLPMMKSICNLHIDKLEFFRLLHPEMAYSFPPLYREVFGSEITFPDSTEG; encoded by the exons ctcaAATTGAGGTGATACCTTGTAAGATCTGTGGGGATAAATCATCAGGTATTCATTATGGAGTCATCACCTGTGAGGGGTGCAAG GGTTTCTTCCGCCGCAGTCAGCAGAACAACGCCATGTACTCGTGTTCTCGGCAGAGGAACTGCCTGATCGACCGCACCAACCGCAACCGCTGCCAGCACTGCCGTCTGCAGAAGTGCCTGGCACTCGGCATGAGCCGTGATG ctGTGAAGTTCGGCCGCATGTCCAAAAAGCAGCGGGACAGCCTGTACGCAGAGGTGCAGAAGCACCAGCAGTCTCAGGAGCGGGCCGGGGGCACTGGGGCCGTCTCTTTGCCCCCCCGTGGGGGAGATGAAGTTGGAGAAAATGGTAACGGTGGGCACGGACGAGCATACAGCCGCAGCAGCTCCAGCACGGCCCTCAGCGACCTGGACGACATCGGAGCGCTGCCGGACAGCCTGCTGTTCGACCTGCCGCTCACACCAGAGGGCGCCGGAGAGTACTGCAGCCTGGAGATGCTGGGGGGCAGCAGGGGCAGCAGCTCCTCCTCTCAGAGCTCCCCCGAACAGAGCGGACAGGAGTTCAACGATACACCCCACATCAAGCATGAGTACGAGCTGCTCCACGAGACCGGCATGTACACACACTCTCCGCTCAGCGGCCAGCCTGACGGATGCTCCCTGCTGGAGATAG AGCGTATCACCCAGAGTGTGGTGAAATCCCACATCGAGACGAGTCAGTACAGCCCCGAGGAACTGAAACGGCTCACCTGGAACTTCTACTCAGCTGAGGAGACTCGCACCTACCAGAACAAG CCCACGGAGGTGATGTGGCAGCAGTGTGCGGTTCACCTCACAAACGCCATCCAGTACGTGGTGGAGTTCGCCAAGCGCATCACCGGCTTCATGGATCTGTGTCAAAACGACCAGATCATCCTCCTCAAAGCAG GCTGTCTGGACGTGTTGCTGATCCGGATGTGTCGAGTTTATAACCCCCTCAACCACACCCTGCTGTTTGATGGGAAGTTTGCGAGCCCTCAGCTCTTTAAAGCGCTCG GCTGTGATGACCTGGTGAATGCTGTGTATGAACTGGCCAAGTCCATGAGCCGCCTGCAGCTCACCGAGGAGGAGATGGCCCTCTTCAGCGCCGCCGTCCTCCTCTCTCCAG ACCGACCATGGCTTACGGATAGCCAGCGGGTACAGAGGCTTCAGGAGAAAGTCTACCTGGCACTGCAGCACTGCCTGAACAGAGGGGGCACCTCAGAGGAGAAACTGACCAAG ATGGTGGCTAAGCTGCCCATGATGAAGTCAATTTGCAACCTTCACATTGACAAACTGGAGTTTTTTCGCCTGCTTCACCCCGAAATGGCCTACAGTTTCCCTCCGCTCTACCGGGAAGTGTTTGGCAGTGAAATCACCTTCCCCGACTCCACTGAGGGCTAG